The following proteins are encoded in a genomic region of Gimesia algae:
- a CDS encoding arylsulfatase → MHQNRKSHHATRRRNRPGLLLLLGLLLPCVWVAPCAAEPPNIVLIMADDLGFSDLGCYGSEIRTPHLDQLAKDGLRFSQFYNAGRCCPTRASLMTGLYPHQSGMGWMNRNDKLPGYQGELNEHCASIPQVLSPAGYQCYHVGKWHLTYRMKESNENWPLGRGFTRAYGTGGGGNYFAPRPLYEDNQHIKPPQQDYYVTDAFSQRAVDCLKDHAQKQLQQPFFMYLAYTAPHFPLHAWPADIAGYRGNYLKGWDQLRKQRHQKMQEFGLINSPLSPRDPDAKAWESLSKKEQQEWDLRMSVYAAMITSMDRGIGQVLKQLDEMDAADNTLVLFLSDNGASAEYIDRGHQPGAVTGTRESFRCAEVGWANTSNTPFRFHKMWMHEGGISTPLIARWPLQIKQTGDWTRQTGHVIDLLATFVDITKAEYPRTRNGKQITPLAGKSLLPTFQHPEQTKPRTLFWEHEGNQAIHQGNWKLVKEHQHDWELYDLSQDRSELHNLAKSQPERAASLADTWQTWAEKVGVVPWEQLPAPGYRSKGPDFYRKK, encoded by the coding sequence ATGCACCAGAATCGAAAGTCACATCATGCAACCCGCCGCCGGAATCGGCCTGGTTTGCTGCTCCTGCTTGGCCTGCTTTTACCCTGTGTATGGGTAGCACCTTGTGCGGCTGAGCCCCCCAACATCGTCCTGATCATGGCCGACGACCTCGGATTTTCAGACCTGGGTTGCTACGGTTCGGAAATCCGGACTCCCCATCTGGACCAGTTGGCGAAAGACGGCCTGCGATTCTCTCAATTTTATAATGCCGGTCGCTGCTGCCCCACGCGTGCTTCCCTGATGACGGGCCTGTATCCACATCAGTCGGGTATGGGCTGGATGAACCGAAACGACAAACTGCCCGGCTATCAGGGTGAACTGAACGAACACTGTGCCAGCATTCCCCAGGTCCTTTCGCCAGCAGGCTACCAGTGCTATCACGTCGGCAAATGGCATTTGACGTATCGCATGAAAGAATCCAACGAAAACTGGCCGCTGGGACGAGGCTTCACCCGCGCCTATGGCACCGGGGGAGGTGGAAACTATTTTGCTCCCCGACCACTTTATGAAGACAATCAGCATATCAAGCCTCCGCAGCAGGACTACTACGTCACCGATGCCTTCAGCCAGCGCGCAGTCGATTGCCTGAAAGATCATGCACAAAAACAGCTGCAACAACCCTTCTTTATGTACCTCGCTTATACGGCTCCGCATTTTCCGCTCCATGCCTGGCCCGCAGATATCGCAGGCTATCGAGGAAACTATCTGAAAGGCTGGGATCAACTCCGCAAACAGCGCCATCAGAAAATGCAGGAGTTCGGACTAATCAACAGCCCGCTCTCCCCGCGCGACCCCGATGCCAAAGCGTGGGAATCACTCTCGAAAAAGGAACAGCAGGAATGGGATCTGCGGATGTCCGTCTACGCCGCCATGATCACCAGCATGGATCGAGGCATCGGACAGGTACTCAAACAGCTGGATGAGATGGATGCTGCGGACAATACCCTGGTGCTCTTTCTGTCTGATAACGGTGCCAGTGCCGAGTACATCGATCGCGGACACCAGCCAGGCGCAGTCACAGGCACACGCGAATCCTTCCGCTGTGCCGAAGTCGGCTGGGCCAATACCAGCAACACCCCGTTCCGCTTCCATAAAATGTGGATGCATGAAGGGGGCATTTCAACACCCCTGATTGCCCGCTGGCCTCTTCAAATCAAACAGACTGGTGATTGGACACGACAGACCGGACACGTCATTGATCTGCTGGCCACCTTTGTTGACATTACCAAAGCGGAATATCCCAGGACGCGCAACGGTAAACAGATTACTCCGCTGGCAGGCAAGAGTCTGTTGCCCACTTTTCAGCATCCGGAACAGACAAAACCACGCACACTCTTCTGGGAGCATGAAGGCAACCAAGCCATTCACCAGGGAAACTGGAAACTGGTTAAAGAACATCAGCATGACTGGGAACTTTACGATCTGAGCCAGGATCGCAGTGAACTGCATAATCTGGCAAAATCACAACCGGAGCGCGCTGCCTCCCTCGCAGATACCTGGCAGACCTGGGCTGAAAAAGTGGGAGTCGTCCCCTGGGAGCAACTGCCGGCTCCGGGATATCGTAGCAAGGGTCCCGATTTTTATCGTAAAAAGTAA
- a CDS encoding sulfatase — protein MKLKSLHQSLLFAVCLLSIPETILQAEQKASASRPNIVFILIDDMGWPDPVSYGNQFHDTPHIDQLASDGVRFTDFYAACPVCSPTRASIQAGQYQARLHLTDFIPGHWRPFEKLIVPENAPHLPLDIVTPGELLQSAGYNTAYFGKWHLGPESHNPDQQGYQTSLVTGGRHFAPRFRTTPPTEVPDKAYLADFLTDKTIEFIKQNKSDPFFVQLSHYAVHIPLEAKQQMIRKYQQKPKPASGINNPVYAAMVAHVDDSVGRIVAALRELNLTDNTVVIFTSDNGGLRQSFSGGDIVSTNAPLRDEKGSLYEGGIRVPLIIKWPGVAAAGKTCAEPTISVDFWPTFAEIAHANPSGHQTIDGLSLVPLLKDPANHLNRDAIYFHYPHYHHSTPAGAIRAGDWKLIEFFADGNLELYNLKQDLSETTNLAEKNREKAVELQQKLADWRASTGAALPVINPEYNPARASEFWNPRTNQPVPARKKTRIDQAN, from the coding sequence ATGAAGCTGAAATCACTGCACCAGAGTCTGTTATTCGCCGTGTGTTTGCTGTCAATTCCTGAAACCATATTGCAGGCAGAACAGAAGGCCTCTGCTTCCCGACCGAATATTGTGTTCATCCTGATTGATGACATGGGCTGGCCCGACCCTGTCAGTTACGGAAACCAGTTTCACGACACGCCCCATATCGATCAACTGGCCAGCGATGGCGTGCGCTTCACCGATTTTTATGCTGCCTGCCCGGTCTGCTCTCCCACGCGGGCCAGTATCCAGGCAGGTCAATATCAGGCACGACTGCATCTGACTGATTTCATCCCCGGACATTGGCGTCCGTTCGAAAAACTGATTGTCCCTGAAAATGCACCCCATCTGCCTCTGGACATCGTCACACCTGGCGAGCTTCTGCAATCGGCAGGCTACAATACCGCCTACTTCGGAAAATGGCATCTGGGGCCGGAATCACATAACCCGGACCAGCAGGGATACCAGACTTCACTGGTAACAGGCGGCCGTCATTTTGCGCCCCGCTTCCGTACGACACCTCCCACAGAGGTTCCCGACAAAGCCTATCTCGCCGATTTCCTGACCGATAAAACGATTGAGTTTATCAAACAAAACAAATCAGATCCTTTCTTCGTCCAGTTGTCGCATTATGCAGTTCACATCCCGCTGGAAGCCAAACAGCAAATGATCCGGAAATATCAGCAGAAACCCAAACCGGCTTCCGGCATTAATAACCCTGTTTACGCCGCCATGGTCGCCCATGTGGACGACAGTGTGGGCCGCATCGTCGCTGCACTGAGGGAACTGAATCTGACTGATAATACCGTGGTGATCTTCACCTCGGACAATGGTGGTCTGCGACAAAGTTTTTCTGGCGGTGATATCGTTTCCACAAACGCCCCACTCCGAGATGAGAAAGGCTCACTCTATGAAGGGGGCATTCGGGTGCCGTTGATTATCAAATGGCCGGGAGTTGCTGCCGCGGGTAAAACGTGTGCCGAGCCCACCATCAGCGTCGATTTCTGGCCTACTTTTGCAGAGATTGCACATGCAAACCCTTCCGGACACCAGACCATCGACGGGCTGAGTCTGGTTCCTCTCTTAAAAGATCCCGCCAACCATCTCAACCGCGATGCGATCTATTTTCATTATCCGCATTACCATCACTCGACCCCGGCAGGTGCCATTCGCGCAGGAGACTGGAAGCTGATTGAATTTTTCGCAGATGGCAACCTTGAACTCTATAACCTGAAACAGGACCTGTCCGAGACCACGAATCTGGCTGAAAAGAATCGGGAAAAAGCGGTGGAATTGCAGCAGAAACTGGCAGACTGGAGAGCCAGCACGGGCGCCGCCCTGCCTGTCATAAATCCTGAATACAATCCTGCGCGGGCCTCTGAATTCTGGAATCCTCGCACAAATCAACCGGTTCCCGCACGAAAAAAGACGCGTATTGACCAGGCAAACTGA